From Candidatus Sphingomonas colombiensis, one genomic window encodes:
- a CDS encoding 50S ribosomal protein L25/general stress protein Ctc: MSDTLTLAAETRDRIGKGASRDLRRQGRVPAVIYGQNKEPTSIHLEEKALVKALGTGHFMNSVVMVNGERTLPKDVHFHPVTDRPVHVDFLRISAHAKVTVAVPVVFADEEEAPGLKKGGVLNIVRHELELVCDAAEIPGEIAISLKGFDVGESIHISNVKLPKGTASAIEDRDFTIATIVAPSALKSTEGAAEVAAEEEGDKAE; the protein is encoded by the coding sequence ATGAGCGATACGCTGACGCTCGCAGCCGAGACGCGTGATCGGATTGGCAAGGGAGCCTCCCGTGATCTGCGTCGTCAAGGCCGCGTACCCGCCGTGATCTACGGCCAGAACAAAGAGCCCACCTCGATCCATCTCGAGGAAAAGGCGCTCGTGAAGGCGCTCGGCACCGGGCACTTCATGAACTCGGTCGTCATGGTCAACGGTGAGCGCACGCTGCCGAAGGACGTGCATTTCCACCCGGTCACCGATCGTCCGGTCCACGTCGATTTCCTGCGCATCAGCGCGCACGCCAAGGTCACCGTTGCGGTGCCGGTCGTGTTCGCGGACGAAGAGGAAGCCCCCGGCCTGAAGAAGGGCGGCGTGCTCAACATCGTTCGCCACGAGCTGGAGCTGGTGTGCGACGCGGCGGAAATCCCCGGTGAGATCGCGATCTCGCTCAAGGGCTTCGATGTCGGCGAATCGATCCACATCTCGAACGTGAAGCTGCCTAAGGGCACCGCTTCGGCGATCGAAGACCGCGATTTCACCATCGCGACGATCGTTGCCCCGTCGGCGCTCAAGTCGACCGAAGGCGCGGCCGAGGTTGCGGCTGAGGAAGAAGGCGACAAGGCGGAGTAA
- a CDS encoding TraB/GumN family protein has protein sequence MFRSFAASFAALGLAFALPACAQPAPQVATTPADPALWVVKDKDTTIYLFGTIHVLKPGLSWFDEAVKKAFDRSGTLVLEMVEPDQETQQKVVLSKAFAPNGPTLTEQLPPEKRAAFATALTENGLALSQFDRMRPWFAAISLSILPLEKIGYDPANGPEGILTRAAKAQKKQVMGLETFEGQLSIFDRLSQKGQVELLSSTIDELPKARENMDKMVADWAAGRPEELAKDMNASLEDSPEVAQTLLLNRNKQWAGWIAERMRTPGTVFIAVGAGHLAGKGSVQDELLRYKLKAVRIKY, from the coding sequence TTGTTCCGCTCATTCGCCGCTTCGTTCGCCGCCCTCGGGCTCGCCTTCGCCCTTCCCGCCTGCGCGCAGCCCGCGCCACAGGTCGCGACGACGCCCGCCGATCCCGCTTTGTGGGTGGTGAAGGACAAGGACACCACGATCTATCTGTTCGGCACGATCCATGTGCTGAAACCCGGCCTGTCGTGGTTCGACGAGGCGGTGAAGAAGGCGTTCGATCGCTCCGGCACGCTCGTCCTCGAAATGGTCGAGCCGGATCAGGAAACGCAGCAGAAGGTGGTGCTGTCCAAGGCCTTCGCGCCCAACGGCCCGACGTTGACCGAGCAATTGCCGCCGGAAAAGCGCGCCGCTTTCGCCACCGCGCTGACCGAGAACGGGCTGGCGCTGTCGCAATTCGATCGGATGCGCCCGTGGTTCGCCGCGATCAGCCTGTCGATCCTGCCGCTCGAAAAGATCGGTTATGATCCCGCGAACGGCCCCGAAGGCATCCTGACCCGCGCGGCAAAGGCGCAGAAGAAGCAGGTAATGGGGCTGGAGACGTTCGAAGGGCAGCTGTCCATCTTCGACAGGCTCTCGCAAAAGGGACAGGTCGAGCTGCTCTCCTCGACGATCGACGAACTGCCCAAGGCGCGGGAAAATATGGACAAGATGGTCGCCGACTGGGCGGCCGGGCGGCCCGAGGAACTGGCGAAGGACATGAACGCCTCGCTGGAGGATTCCCCCGAGGTGGCGCAAACGCTGCTGCTCAACCGCAACAAGCAATGGGCGGGGTGGATCGCGGAGCGCATGCGCACGCCGGGCACGGTGTTCATCGCGGTCGGCGCCGGGCATCTGGCGGGCAAGGGCAGCGTGCAGGACGAACTGCTGCGCTACAAGCTGAAGGCGGTGCGGATTAAGTATTGA
- a CDS encoding glycine--tRNA ligase subunit alpha → MRSTDTPLSFQDMILRLHQYWSERGCVILQPYDMRMGAGTFHPATTLRSLGPEPWKAAFVQPSRRPTDGRYGENPNRLQHYYQYQVILKPSPPDLQQLYLGSLAAIGVDMSIHDIRFVEDDWESPTLGAWGLGWEVWCDGMEVTQFTYFQQMGGYDCKPVAGELTYGLERLAMYIQNVDNVYDLRFNDEGVSYGDVFLENEREMSKWNFEVADTDALFDLFRKAAAECENALAAQLPLAAYEQAIEASHIFNLLQARGVISVAERQAYIGRVRDLAKASCAAWIEKNTPAWQAKYPEWNAA, encoded by the coding sequence ATGAGGTCAACAGACACGCCGCTGAGCTTTCAGGACATGATCCTGCGCCTCCATCAATATTGGAGCGAGCGCGGGTGCGTGATCCTCCAGCCCTATGACATGCGGATGGGCGCGGGCACTTTTCACCCCGCGACGACGCTGCGTTCGCTCGGCCCGGAGCCGTGGAAAGCCGCCTTCGTCCAGCCCAGCCGCCGCCCGACCGATGGCCGCTACGGCGAAAATCCCAACCGGCTCCAGCATTATTACCAATATCAGGTGATCCTGAAGCCCAGCCCGCCGGATCTGCAACAGCTCTATCTCGGCAGCCTTGCCGCGATCGGGGTGGACATGAGCATCCACGATATCCGCTTCGTCGAGGACGATTGGGAAAGCCCGACGCTTGGCGCATGGGGGCTCGGCTGGGAAGTGTGGTGCGACGGGATGGAGGTGACCCAGTTCACCTATTTCCAGCAGATGGGCGGCTATGATTGCAAGCCGGTCGCGGGCGAGCTGACCTACGGGCTCGAGCGGCTGGCGATGTATATCCAGAACGTCGACAATGTGTACGACCTGCGCTTCAATGACGAGGGCGTCAGCTACGGCGACGTGTTCCTCGAAAACGAGCGCGAGATGTCGAAGTGGAACTTCGAGGTCGCGGACACCGACGCGTTGTTCGATCTTTTTCGCAAGGCGGCGGCCGAATGCGAGAATGCGCTTGCGGCGCAACTGCCGCTCGCCGCTTATGAGCAGGCGATCGAGGCGAGCCACATCTTCAACCTGTTGCAGGCGCGCGGCGTGATTTCCGTGGCGGAGCGGCAGGCCTATATCGGCCGCGTGCGTGATCTCGCCAAGGCGAGCTGCGCGGCGTGGATCGAGAAGAACACGCCCGCATGGCAGGCGAAATATCCCGAATGGAATGCCGCGTGA
- the glyS gene encoding glycine--tRNA ligase subunit beta — translation MTDFLLELRSEEIPARMQAKARDDLARLFAAELAQSGIAATETITYATPRRLTLILRGLPQATEAVREELKGPRSSAPPQALEGFLRKTGLTREQLEERDGVFFAVIERPGRATAEVLASAIPAVIRAFPWPKSMRWGAESRSTESQRWVRPLHGIVALFGGDIVPVTVSGVESGAATLGHRFHHPGAITIGSVADYAEKLRAAHVIVDQDERMTIIRTRASALAREAGLELIEDEGLVAENAGLTEWPVPLLGRFDAAFLEVPPEVIQLTARVNQKYFVCRDGAGKLANAFVCTANIAATDGGAKITEGNRKVLAARLADARFFYETDLKVPLEEQAKKLEKIVFHEKLGTVADKVERVAKLAEWLASEKIVPRCDPKLARRAAELCKADLVTGMVGEFPELQGLMGGYYAAAQGEDAAVAEAIRDHYKPVGQGDDVPTAPVTVAVSLADKLDTLARFFAAGMPPTGSKDPYALRRAALGFLALIVDNRLRCSFKRLLIETGAASAFPELEAFLIDRLKVQQREAGVRHDLIDAVFALGGEDDLVRLLARVHALQSFVTTDDGANLLAGYKRAANILKKEGVESAEWKPLTYTPENDEAALIAALDAAEPAAADAVGNEDFEAAMAALATLRAPIDAFFDSVTVNDADQDKRAARLALLARVRAAVHSVADFSKIEG, via the coding sequence GTGACCGATTTCCTGCTCGAACTCCGCTCGGAGGAAATCCCCGCCCGGATGCAGGCCAAGGCGCGTGACGATCTTGCCCGGCTGTTCGCGGCCGAGCTGGCGCAATCCGGCATCGCCGCGACCGAGACGATCACTTATGCCACGCCGCGCCGGCTGACGCTGATCCTGCGCGGGCTGCCGCAGGCGACCGAGGCGGTGCGCGAGGAACTGAAAGGCCCGCGCTCGTCCGCCCCGCCGCAGGCGCTGGAGGGTTTCCTGCGCAAGACCGGCCTCACGCGCGAGCAGCTTGAGGAGCGCGACGGCGTGTTCTTCGCGGTGATCGAGCGCCCCGGCCGCGCGACCGCCGAAGTGCTCGCCAGCGCGATCCCCGCCGTGATCCGTGCTTTCCCCTGGCCCAAGTCGATGCGCTGGGGCGCGGAATCGCGCTCGACAGAGAGCCAGCGCTGGGTGCGCCCGTTGCATGGCATCGTCGCGCTGTTCGGCGGCGATATCGTTCCCGTCACGGTGTCTGGCGTGGAGAGCGGTGCGGCGACGCTTGGCCATCGCTTCCACCATCCGGGCGCGATCACGATTGGATCGGTGGCGGATTATGCCGAGAAACTGCGCGCCGCCCATGTCATCGTCGATCAGGACGAGCGGATGACGATCATCCGGACTCGCGCCTCCGCCTTGGCGCGCGAGGCCGGGCTCGAACTGATCGAGGACGAGGGGCTGGTTGCGGAGAATGCCGGGCTGACCGAATGGCCGGTGCCGCTGCTCGGCCGCTTCGACGCGGCGTTCCTTGAGGTGCCGCCCGAGGTGATCCAGCTCACCGCGCGGGTGAACCAGAAATATTTCGTGTGCCGCGATGGCGCGGGCAAGCTGGCGAACGCCTTCGTCTGCACCGCGAACATCGCCGCGACCGACGGCGGTGCGAAGATCACGGAGGGCAACCGCAAGGTGCTCGCCGCGCGGCTGGCCGATGCGCGCTTCTTCTACGAGACGGACCTAAAGGTGCCGCTGGAAGAACAGGCGAAGAAGCTCGAGAAAATTGTCTTCCACGAAAAGCTCGGCACCGTTGCCGACAAGGTGGAGCGGGTGGCGAAGCTGGCGGAATGGCTGGCGAGCGAAAAGATCGTCCCCCGTTGCGATCCGAAGCTGGCGCGCCGCGCGGCGGAATTGTGCAAGGCCGATCTCGTCACCGGCATGGTCGGCGAATTCCCCGAGCTTCAGGGCCTGATGGGCGGATATTACGCCGCCGCGCAGGGTGAGGATGCAGCGGTCGCCGAGGCGATCCGCGATCACTACAAGCCGGTCGGGCAGGGCGATGACGTGCCGACCGCACCGGTTACGGTGGCGGTGTCGCTGGCGGATAAGCTGGATACGCTGGCCCGGTTCTTTGCTGCTGGGATGCCGCCCACGGGTTCAAAAGATCCGTATGCGCTTCGACGCGCGGCACTGGGCTTTTTAGCCCTGATCGTGGACAATCGGCTCCGTTGTTCATTCAAACGCCTTTTGATCGAGACCGGCGCTGCTTCCGCGTTTCCGGAGCTTGAAGCCTTCCTCATCGACCGCCTCAAGGTCCAGCAGCGTGAAGCCGGCGTTCGGCATGACCTGATCGACGCGGTGTTCGCGCTTGGTGGCGAGGACGATCTCGTTCGGTTGCTCGCGCGCGTCCATGCGCTGCAATCGTTCGTGACCACCGATGACGGCGCCAACCTGCTCGCAGGCTACAAGCGCGCGGCGAACATCCTCAAGAAAGAGGGCGTCGAGTCGGCCGAGTGGAAGCCGCTTACGTACACGCCCGAGAACGATGAGGCCGCGCTGATCGCGGCGCTTGACGCTGCCGAGCCGGCCGCCGCCGATGCCGTCGGCAACGAGGACTTTGAGGCGGCGATGGCCGCGCTCGCCACGTTGCGCGCACCGATCGATGCATTCTTCGACAGTGTGACGGTCAACGACGCCGATCAGGACAAACGCGCCGCGCGGCTCGCATTGCTTGCGCGCGTTCGTGCTGCAGTGCACAGCGTCGCCGATTTCTCGAAGATCGAGGGATAA
- the ppdK gene encoding pyruvate, phosphate dikinase: MTQYVYRFGGGVSDGGKGDKFLLGGKGANLAEMASIGLPVPPGFTISTEMCTRYYEDGEQFPASLRDEVAQGIAHIEGVTGKKFGDASATGAGPLLVSVRSGARVSMPGMMDTVLNLGLNDATVEGLAKVSGDERFAWDSYRRFIQMYSDVVLELDHGAFEEALEIAKEDQGFTLDTEMSAADWKALVGEYKRLVEAEWGKPFPQDVHDQLWGAVGAVFGSWQAERAKVYRRLNDIPGTWGTAVNVQAMVFGNMGDTSATGVAFTRDPSTGENVYYGEFLINAQGEDVVAGIRTPQYLTLAAREAAGAKAASMEEAMPVVYAELAAVFDRLENHYRDMQDIEFTVEAGKLWMLQTRSGKRTAKAALKIAVEMADAGLITREEAIARVDPQALDQLLHPTLDPDAARDVLTKGLPASPGAASGAAVFDADTAERWAADGKAVILLRTETSPEDIHGMHAAKGILTARGGMTSHAAVVARGMGRPCVSGAGALSIDAKAKIARVGSREVREGETVTIDGTTGEVMAGEVATIQPELIGDFGTLMEWADAVRRLKVRANAETPLDCRTAREFGAEGIGLCRTEHMFFDAARITAVRQMILAADEAGRRVALEKLLPEQRKDFLEILEVMAGLPVTIRLLDPPLHEFLPHEEAEFAEVAAAAGVDVDTLKRRAAELHEFNPMLGHRGCRLGVTYPEIYEMQARAIFEAALDVADESGEAPIPEVMIPLVATKRELELMKAVVDRTAEAVFAERGKRVDYLVGTMIELPRAALRAAEIAEAAEFFSFGTNDLTQTTLGVSRDDAARFLTSYVEKGIYAKDPFVSLDIEGVGELVEMAAERGRSTRPGIKLGICGEHGGDPASIAFCESVGLDYVSASPYRVPIARLAAAQAALKK, encoded by the coding sequence ATGACGCAATACGTCTATCGGTTCGGTGGTGGTGTTTCCGATGGGGGCAAGGGCGACAAGTTTCTGCTCGGCGGCAAGGGCGCGAATCTGGCCGAAATGGCCTCGATCGGGCTGCCGGTTCCTCCCGGATTCACCATCTCGACCGAGATGTGCACGCGTTATTATGAGGATGGCGAGCAATTCCCCGCCTCGCTGCGTGACGAAGTGGCGCAGGGCATCGCGCATATCGAGGGCGTGACCGGCAAGAAGTTCGGCGATGCCTCCGCTACGGGCGCGGGGCCGCTGCTCGTCTCGGTCCGCTCCGGCGCGCGGGTGTCGATGCCGGGCATGATGGATACGGTCCTCAACCTCGGCCTCAACGACGCGACGGTCGAGGGGCTGGCCAAGGTTTCCGGCGACGAGCGTTTCGCGTGGGACAGCTATCGCCGCTTCATCCAGATGTATTCGGATGTGGTGCTGGAACTGGATCACGGCGCGTTCGAGGAAGCGCTGGAGATCGCCAAGGAAGATCAGGGCTTTACGCTCGATACCGAGATGTCGGCGGCGGACTGGAAGGCGCTGGTTGGCGAATATAAGCGGCTCGTCGAGGCGGAATGGGGCAAGCCCTTCCCGCAGGACGTGCACGATCAGCTGTGGGGCGCGGTCGGCGCGGTGTTCGGATCGTGGCAGGCGGAGCGCGCCAAGGTCTATCGCCGCCTTAACGACATTCCGGGCACCTGGGGCACCGCAGTCAACGTGCAGGCGATGGTGTTCGGCAACATGGGCGATACGTCTGCGACCGGGGTTGCCTTCACGCGCGATCCCTCGACCGGCGAGAACGTCTATTACGGCGAGTTCCTGATCAACGCGCAGGGCGAGGACGTGGTGGCGGGCATCCGCACCCCGCAATATCTGACGCTCGCCGCGCGTGAGGCGGCGGGGGCCAAGGCCGCGTCGATGGAAGAGGCGATGCCGGTGGTCTACGCCGAGCTGGCGGCGGTGTTCGACCGGCTCGAAAACCATTATCGCGACATGCAGGACATCGAATTCACCGTCGAGGCGGGGAAATTGTGGATGCTCCAGACGCGATCGGGCAAGCGCACCGCCAAGGCGGCGCTGAAGATCGCGGTCGAGATGGCCGATGCAGGGCTGATAACGCGCGAGGAGGCGATCGCGCGGGTCGATCCGCAGGCGCTCGATCAGTTGCTTCACCCGACGCTCGATCCCGATGCGGCGCGCGACGTGCTGACCAAGGGCCTGCCCGCATCGCCGGGCGCGGCGAGCGGCGCGGCGGTGTTCGATGCCGACACGGCCGAGCGCTGGGCGGCGGACGGCAAGGCGGTGATCCTCCTGCGCACCGAAACCTCGCCGGAGGATATCCATGGCATGCACGCGGCGAAGGGCATCCTGACCGCGCGCGGCGGGATGACCAGCCATGCGGCGGTGGTAGCGCGCGGCATGGGCCGGCCGTGCGTTTCCGGTGCGGGCGCGCTGTCGATCGACGCCAAGGCGAAGATCGCGCGGGTTGGCTCGCGGGAGGTGCGCGAAGGCGAGACGGTCACCATCGACGGCACGACCGGCGAAGTGATGGCGGGTGAGGTCGCGACGATCCAGCCCGAGCTGATCGGCGATTTCGGCACGCTGATGGAATGGGCCGATGCGGTGCGCCGCCTCAAGGTGCGCGCCAACGCCGAAACCCCGCTCGACTGCCGCACCGCGCGCGAATTCGGCGCGGAGGGCATCGGGCTGTGCCGCACCGAGCATATGTTCTTCGATGCGGCGCGGATCACGGCGGTGCGCCAGATGATCCTCGCGGCCGATGAGGCCGGGCGACGCGTCGCGCTGGAGAAATTGCTGCCGGAACAGCGCAAGGACTTCCTCGAAATCCTTGAAGTCATGGCCGGATTGCCAGTGACGATCCGCCTGCTCGATCCGCCGCTGCACGAATTCCTGCCGCATGAGGAGGCGGAGTTCGCAGAGGTCGCCGCCGCGGCGGGCGTGGATGTGGATACGCTCAAGCGCCGCGCGGCGGAGCTGCATGAGTTCAACCCGATGCTCGGGCATCGTGGTTGCCGGCTCGGCGTTACCTACCCCGAAATCTACGAGATGCAGGCGCGCGCGATCTTCGAGGCGGCGCTGGATGTGGCGGACGAGTCCGGCGAGGCGCCGATCCCGGAAGTGATGATCCCGCTGGTCGCGACCAAGCGCGAGCTGGAACTGATGAAGGCGGTGGTTGATCGCACCGCAGAGGCGGTGTTCGCGGAACGTGGCAAGCGGGTCGACTATCTCGTCGGCACGATGATCGAGCTGCCGCGCGCCGCGCTGCGCGCCGCCGAAATCGCGGAAGCGGCCGAATTCTTCTCGTTCGGCACCAACGATCTGACGCAGACCACGCTGGGCGTGAGTCGAGACGATGCCGCGCGCTTCCTGACCAGCTATGTCGAGAAGGGCATCTACGCCAAGGATCCGTTCGTCAGCCTCGATATCGAGGGTGTGGGCGAGCTGGTGGAGATGGCCGCCGAGCGCGGGCGCTCGACCCGGCCGGGGATCAAGCTCGGCATCTGCGGCGAGCATGGCGGGGATCCGGCATCGATCGCGTTCTGCGAATCGGTGGGGCTGGATTACGTTTCCGCTTCGCCTTACCGTGTGCCGATCGCACGCCTGGCGGCAGCTCAGGCGGCGCTGAAAAAATAG
- a CDS encoding DUF1214 domain-containing protein translates to MKPWARYLVTAVVGVVAGLGSAIYTVRAGALGSNVTIGPWATGRDFGSTEQGARTRAVVARRGLLALPAREARYYTASVDDAGRSLEGRCSYRVTGGALPGRWWSMTLYDGDGYLAGDGPYSIESAAIPAENQGRWTILVSPERQAGNWLLTAGLKHFDLTLRTYLPPDAGKANPARDQLPSIRREACA, encoded by the coding sequence GTGAAGCCATGGGCCCGCTATCTCGTAACTGCGGTAGTGGGTGTTGTGGCGGGGCTGGGCAGCGCGATCTATACGGTGCGGGCCGGCGCGCTTGGCTCGAATGTGACGATCGGTCCATGGGCGACCGGCAGGGATTTCGGCTCAACGGAGCAGGGCGCGCGGACGCGGGCGGTGGTCGCGCGGCGCGGGCTGCTCGCGCTGCCGGCGCGGGAAGCGCGCTATTACACCGCCTCGGTCGATGATGCCGGGCGCTCGCTCGAGGGGCGGTGCAGCTATCGCGTGACGGGCGGTGCGCTGCCGGGGCGCTGGTGGAGCATGACGCTGTATGACGGCGACGGCTATCTCGCCGGTGACGGGCCATACTCGATCGAAAGTGCGGCGATTCCGGCAGAGAATCAGGGGCGCTGGACCATCCTCGTCTCGCCGGAGCGGCAGGCGGGGAATTGGTTGCTCACCGCCGGGCTCAAGCATTTCGATCTGACCTTGCGCACCTATCTGCCGCCCGATGCGGGCAAGGCCAATCCAGCGCGCGACCAGTTACCCAGCATCCGGCGGGAGGCATGCGCATGA
- a CDS encoding DUF1254 domain-containing protein, with protein sequence MMRRWAGPIVLALVLGLITYYVTLSRTPQTLMAAAVSRLGKGGMNSFTHAPLATSKSRAVVRPSPDLAYSTCPFDLSKGPLAVAVAAVPANYWSLSVFQANTDVAFIRNNIETGGKPVAVVVAQEGQAVPAGAEVVRVKGARGVALIRILVDDPARFPAIETARRAATCRIIGAG encoded by the coding sequence ATGATGCGGCGTTGGGCGGGGCCGATCGTGCTGGCGTTGGTGCTGGGGCTGATCACTTATTACGTCACGTTGTCGCGCACCCCGCAGACGCTGATGGCGGCGGCGGTTTCGCGACTGGGCAAGGGGGGGATGAACAGCTTCACCCATGCGCCGCTGGCCACCAGCAAATCGCGCGCGGTGGTGCGGCCGAGCCCGGATCTCGCTTATTCGACCTGCCCGTTCGATTTGTCGAAGGGGCCGCTGGCGGTCGCGGTTGCCGCGGTGCCGGCGAATTACTGGTCGCTATCCGTGTTCCAGGCGAACACCGATGTCGCGTTCATTCGCAACAATATCGAGACGGGCGGCAAGCCGGTCGCGGTGGTCGTCGCGCAGGAGGGACAAGCGGTGCCCGCCGGCGCGGAGGTCGTGCGGGTGAAGGGCGCGCGCGGCGTGGCGCTGATTCGCATTCTGGTTGACGATCCCGCGCGCTTCCCGGCGATCGAAACGGCGCGGCGCGCGGCGACCTGCCGGATAATCGGCGCCGGTTGA
- a CDS encoding GNAT family N-acetyltransferase, translating to MSAPPMTVLSVPPEEAEAIRSAVRAPDLAALGPERAIAGPEHVAGLLALLRDPAVSDPIYDLPRPFTIESIGRWVEDARRKQANGEAILAVALDDDGAVISYSYFTIWPERSAAELAGAIRVDRQQSGNGRAGAARSFQWMFHSLGVRLIGLTAALDNDRSARVIEAAGFVAKGVRDSVRPDGSIRQSRYWELLRDQGATAA from the coding sequence ATGAGCGCCCCACCCATGACCGTCCTGTCGGTCCCGCCGGAGGAAGCGGAGGCGATCCGCAGCGCGGTGCGCGCGCCCGATCTCGCCGCGCTCGGCCCGGAACGGGCAATCGCCGGACCGGAGCATGTCGCGGGGCTGCTCGCGCTGCTGCGCGATCCCGCCGTGTCGGACCCGATCTATGATCTGCCGCGCCCGTTCACGATCGAATCGATCGGCCGATGGGTGGAGGATGCGCGCCGCAAGCAGGCGAACGGCGAAGCGATCCTCGCGGTGGCGCTGGACGATGACGGCGCGGTCATTAGTTATTCCTATTTCACCATCTGGCCCGAACGCTCGGCCGCCGAACTGGCCGGCGCGATCCGCGTCGACCGGCAGCAATCGGGCAATGGCCGGGCGGGCGCCGCACGCAGCTTTCAATGGATGTTCCATAGCCTCGGCGTCCGCCTGATCGGCCTCACCGCCGCGCTCGACAATGATCGCTCCGCCCGCGTGATCGAGGCGGCGGGGTTCGTGGCGAAGGGCGTGCGCGACAGCGTGCGCCCGGACGGCAGCATCCGGCAATCACGTTACTGGGAATTGCTGCGTGATCAGGGCGCCACGGCCGCCTGA